agctgtaTATTATGGTCTTGGATCTTCTTAATGCAAGGTACATTCAGCGTGTACTAGGCACACCTTtctttgattagaaaaaaaaaaaaaaaaaaaaaaaaagcacacctTTCTTTACCGACAACGACAACGACGGGAGACCACGTAAGTCAAATAGTAGATAAATTTATCTGtttgagttaataaaaataaaaaaataaacttcattatttaatttagtattttaatgcctaattattaaatcaccacttatcaaAACTTTGATTGCTCGGTGTAAATCATTTCTTTGAAAGTAtgcttgttaatttgttttaccCGCAACATTAATCAATTAGTTCTCCaagtaaaaaaacattaatcttTTAAAGTCAatacttttgatgttatttggTGTGTTGTTGGAATTCCAAACGTTAGtactaattaatattatgtaaaattactatttattacaTTCgaattcaaaatgttttttttttttttttttttttttttcccagatTAAAGAAAGTAAAACCAACCTACGTACCCTCTTTAGTCTTTATTTGTTACTTTTAGTTTTGGAATGGTTATAATAATCCTTcacttatttgaaaattgaatttatgTCTGggtttagtatatatataaacctttaaatatatgtttaattaaatatataataagcatGCTTTTCGTGTTGAGATACCGTATATGTACCAAAATAtcaacttttcctttttttatatttgaaaattgatagCTTTATGATCTCCTTCTTTAATTTTGAAAGCTCAAAGCTCGTTTCTGTGTGCACATGAATTAACGTAGAAGGTTCTTAATCTTAGGTGATATAATTAGCCGATTTCGTGAGCTTTTAGTTTGCCAGCAACTTCAGGTTTTTTAATTGATGAGCGGGAGAAAAACACTAAACTGGCCAATAAATTGGAAACTTGCTAAAGAAATCAGTTACTTCCGAAAGGATCACTCTTCCTTAAAGAGTGACTAAATTTGGAGTGATTGCCGGATGGAACACAAGCTTCACTGTTGGAGCATTCTTTTAATCAAGATGTTTAAGTTTCGGCTGTAGTTGTTGATGTTCTAAATCGAGTCATAGCTGCAGCCATTCTTCAACCCTTGCTAATGGGCCATTTATCTTACCAAGGcgtgataaaaatataattttttaatgataaataatgattttgttttaacatATGGATGTAGgcttctctaattttttattttttatttttttaagttcatatatatatatgtacatatataagtCAGTAAATtggtcatattaattttttggagtttgagattatattaatttagtaCCTGTGAAGCATAAAGAATAAACCCCGAGTAAATTTGATATATGATCTCAATAAGAAatgtaagaagaaaaaaagatgagaaatggataaagagaaagatgttagaaaatctcaggctatttatttaaacatgaAAAGTcatacaaacataaaacacaGCACTTGAAAgtactttaagaaataaaaaagacaaaccAAATAAAACATAGATAAAAGATATCAGATACCCCGATTTCTGTTTTCAGAAAGTGctagtttaattttttgaagtttcacaAGCACATCTTTGATATCGACTCTTTCATTTGGTAACTCTTCAGAACACCTTAAGCCTAATTCCATGATAGATGATAGAACACTTTGCATGGTAGTTacatctcttccattttctattCTCAATAAACCGTCATCCACAACTTCCATCATTCTGTCAGGAAGTAATGCATTTATCCATTGCCTCATAGTCAATTCTCCTTCAAACATGTTGTCGGTAGGTTTCTTCCTTGTGATCATTTCCAACAATGTTATACCGTAGCTATAAACATCGCCTTTGATGGagacttttccttcaaaaccatACTCTATCCACACTCGCAATTGTACAAAAAGTCTTTAAGTTagttattcaatatatatatatatatatatatatatatatatagatatatatataaactcatctAAATATGGATTGGTTGTACTCATCTAGAATTACTTCATATTAAGCTAGTAAGAAAGAAGCATATAACGTGATTGTCCTTgatagaaatattttttaaaaagtattttagaATAATTAGCAATCGATGCATAAGTTgaataaatatgtaattatatCCACCAGCTAAGTAATCATATTTTGTGTAGTTTTTCTTGGTAGTGCATATTCAAATATAAACGTATTAATATGAAGCCTATATAAAATTGAAtcatcaaaaattttcatttacatTTGTATTCTTGAAACTAGCATCTATTGTTGTTCATGATATTAGCCATTTTTAGATACCCTCGTACCAATAAAATAAGTAGAGGTGAATTTATGTACCTGGAGCAATGTAGCCTAGTGTACCAAGAGTTTTGGTTTGTGTAGCATCCTTGTTTTCGGCCAAAATCTTTGCAATGCCAAAGTCTCCCACATGTGCAACCATGTCCTCGTCTAGAAGAATATTGGTAGGCTTCAAATCACAGTGAACCACAGATTCTGATAGACAGTGGTGGAGATATTCCAACGCCGATGCAACATCAACCATAATGTTTACTCTTTGAAGAAGATTCAAGCAGTAGTTATAAGAGTATAACCACCTTTCAAGGCTACCGTTCGACATGTATTGCAGTACTAAAGCTCTAAACTCGGGGTTGGAGCATGTACTTATCACTTTAACAAGATTCCTATGTCGGATTGTCCGTAAGGCCTTGCATTCTGCATCGAAACTTTTGAAAGCACCGGCCAATTGCAATTTTAGAACTTTAATAGCAACAACAGTCCCGTCAAGTAACACGCCTTTGTAAACAGAACCAAAACCTCCATCTCCAAGCAAGTTGCTTTCACAAAAGTTGTTTGTCCCTTGGCAAAGCTCTTGATATGATACCATTCTATGCTTTGATAAAGACAATGTACTAAATAAACTTGGAAGCTGTATTTTACTTTCTCGATGTCTTCTCAACATATAGGCCAATGCTAGACAGAGTATAATTGAAGCAATGGTaggaagaaaatatttgagCAGACTCTGTTTCACCTTTGATCCTTTGGAGCTCAGACTTGGACAAGGtaaaactccaaaaattggATTCCCACAAAGCGCTTTGTTTCCTAAAAATGATTTAACTGTGAAATTTGCAAAAGGCCCGCTAGATGGTATCTCTCCGGATAGCTTGTTGAAAGACACATTCAAATATTTGAGATATGAAAGTGCCTCAAGAGACTTAGGAATTGCACCAGATAGATCATTGTAAGAGAGATCTAAGATATCCAATCCTTTCAAGTCTCTGAAAGATTGTGGGATTTCTCCTTGAAATGAGTTCTTTgacaaattcaaataatttagGCTTTCAAATGCTCCAATGATGCTTGGAATATTTCCAATAATTTTGTTCCGAGATAAATCCATGTGTTCAATAGTATGCAACTTTTTCATGTTTGGAGACAAATATCCACCCAGGAAATTCGATGATAGATCCAAAAACAATAGAGTTTCAAGTTTCCATAAATTTATTGGTATTGATGATTCTATTTTATTAGAATCTAGGAATAGCTTTTGGAGAAGATTGAGGTTTGAAATGCAATTTGGAATGGATCCAGAGATTTTGTTATGTGAGAGATTTAACTCGCCCAAGTTCTTTAATTCACATATGCCTTCTGGAATGAATCCATCAATTTTATTACCACCAAGTTCTAATCTTTGTAATGCTTCCAATCCCCCAATTGTGGACGGTATATTTCCAGTCAAATTGTTATT
Above is a genomic segment from Corylus avellana chromosome ca9, CavTom2PMs-1.0 containing:
- the LOC132191629 gene encoding LRR receptor-like serine/threonine-protein kinase EFR translates to MKLIIVRPSNILLLLSFLLLQYLCMLQLAQSSTTSFTDQAALIAFNSKLTSGPNQTVLAANWSTATNFCNWIGISCSRRRQRVTALVLSYMGLQGTISPHIGNLSFLVYLNLRNNSFFGSMPHEINRLHRLRILQLSSNQLEGSIPPTLHNCRNLQQIRLARNHLTGAIPSTLANMLSLEFLSLQNNSLTGPFPLVIFNISSLAEIDLSNNQISGTLPMDLCSHCPNLQGIYLYLNEFSGQLPSQINHCRELVVLDLSYNKFVGSIPKGYGGLEKLEFLYLGGNDLTGNIPPTISNLSRLFAFGIEENNIKGSIPSDLWGLSNLEELNLGENYITGTIPQSLFNMSSLQEISLVNNSLYGNLPSNSEFSCPSLELLTFGLNKFSGLIPSHLSNCSKLVLLDLSSNILSGPIPKSLGQLKYLRFLNLDENQLTREPGDQELNFLSSFSNCRVLEELSISYNPLDIIVPDSIGNFSTTLHTIDLVESKIKGHIPLSIGFLKNLTWLGLGNNNLTGNIPSTIGGLEALQRLELGGNKIDGFIPEGICELKNLGELNLSHNKISGSIPNCISNLNLLQKLFLDSNKIESSIPINLWKLETLLFLDLSSNFLGGYLSPNMKKLHTIEHMDLSRNKIIGNIPSIIGAFESLNYLNLSKNSFQGEIPQSFRDLKGLDILDLSYNDLSGAIPKSLEALSYLKYLNVSFNKLSGEIPSSGPFANFTVKSFLGNKALCGNPIFGVLPCPSLSSKGSKVKQSLLKYFLPTIASIILCLALAYMLRRHRESKIQLPSLFSTLSLSKHRMVSYQELCQGTNNFCESNLLGDGGFGSVYKGVLLDGTVVAIKVLKLQLAGAFKSFDAECKALRTIRHRNLVKVISTCSNPEFRALVLQYMSNGSLERWLYSYNYCLNLLQRVNIMVDVASALEYLHHCLSESVVHCDLKPTNILLDEDMVAHVGDFGIAKILAENKDATQTKTLGTLGYIAPEYGFEGKVSIKGDVYSYGITLLEMITRKKPTDNMFEGELTMRQWINALLPDRMMEVVDDGLLRIENGRDVTTMQSVLSSIMELGLRCSEELPNERVDIKDVLVKLQKIKLALSENRNRGI